The following is a genomic window from Amycolatopsis sp. BJA-103.
AAGACGAACACGACGCCGGGCACGGGCCCGGTCTCCACCGCGGTCATGTCCCGCAGCGCGGCGGCGACCTGGCCGCGTTCCCCGGCGACCACCGCGCCGCGCACCGGCAGATGGTCCCGGCTCCTCGCCAGCGTCGCGGCGACCGTGTCCAGCGGCACCGCGGCGTTGGCCGGGTCTTCGAGCCAGTCCGCCAGATCGGCGGCCCGCGCGCGGAGCGTTTCGAGAGACCCAGCCGACAGCGCGAACACCCTCGGGCCTGCGGTTTCGGTCCCGCGGGCGGCGAACGACGCGGCCGGCCACTCTTCGAGGACGACATGCGCGTTGGTGCCGCCGAAGCCGAAAGCGGAGATCCCGGCGCGCGCGACACCGGAGTATCGCGGCCAGTCCGTCCCGGTGCCGACCACTCGCAGGCCGAGACCGGCGAAGTCGATGTGCGGGCTGGGTTCGCGATGGTGCGGGGTCGGCGGCAGCCGCCGGTGGACCATGGCGAGGACGACCTTGATCAGCCCGGCGATCCCCGCCGCGCCTTCGAGATGCCCCAGGTTGCCCTTCACCGAACCGATCAGGAGCGGACGGCCGGGTTCGCGGCCGGCTCCGAGCACCTCGCCGAGCGCGACGGCTTCGATCGGATCCCCCAGCTCGGTGCCGGTCCCGTGTGCCTCCACATAGTCCACAGAGGACGGTTCGACGCCCGCCGCGGCGTAGGCGTCCCGCAACAGTGCGGCCTGTGCGCCGGGGCTGGGCGCGACGAGACCGTTGGACCGGCCGTCGGAGTTCACCGCGCTGCCGCGGATCACCGCGAGCACCCGGTCCCCCGCGCGGCGCGCGGCCTTCAGCGGTTTGAGCACGACGACGCCGCAGCCCTCGCCGCGGGCGATGCCGTCGGCGGCGGCGTCGAACGGTTTGCAATGACCGTCGGGGGCGAGGACCCCGGCGCGCTGGAAAGTCGCGGTGACGGCGGGTGAGAGGAGCAGGTTCACCCCGGCGGCGAGCGCGGTCCCGCATTCGCCGCGACGCAGGCTCTGCACCGCCTGATGCACCGCCACCAGCGAAGACGAGCAGGCGGTGTCGAGCGTGAGACTGGGCCCGCGCAGGTCGAACAGGTACGAAAGCCGGTTGGCGGCGATGCTCGTCGCGGCTCCGGTGGCGGACCAGACGTCGACGGCGGTGGCGTCGGCCATCGTCAGGTGGCCGTACTCACCGGCCGAGAGCCCGACGAACACCCCGGTCCGGGTCCCGCGCAGGCTCGACGGCGGGATCCCGGCGTGTTCCAGCGCCGCCCAAGCGACCTCTAGCAGCATCCGCTGCTGGGGGTCCATCGCTTCGGCCTCACCCGGCGTGATGCCGAAGAACCCGGCGTCGAAACCGGCGATGTCGTCGAGGAATCCCCCTCGGCCGGGCACCCAGTCGAAGTCGTCGCCGAACGCCTCCCACCGGTCTTCGGGGACGTCGCGGATGCCGTCGCGCCCGGCGTCGAGGAAGTGCCAGTACCGCTCCGGGGATCCGGCCCCGCCGGGCAGACGGCAGCCGACCCCGACGATGGCGATCGGCTCCTCTTCCCGGCCTTCCGCGGTCGTCACGGCATCACCGTCCGCTGTGGACAGACGCTCGGCGAGAGCGGCGATCGTCGGGTACTGCCACACCAGGGTCGGCGCCAGCGGACGGCCGAGGTACCGGCCCAGATCCGCGGCCAGCTCCATCGACTCCCGTGAGGAAAGCCCGCTTTCGTGCAGCGGCCGGTCCGGGTCGACCTGGTGCGCGGCCAGGCCGGTCCGCTCCGCCACCCGCGCGACGAGCCAGGCGCGGATCTCCGCGGTCACCCGAGCCGCCGTGCGGTGAGCGCACCGTCCAGATAGGACTTCCGGCACAACGCCCGGCTGATCTTGCCGCTGGAGGTGCGCGGGACTTCGCCCGGGGCGAGGAAGACGACGTCGTGCGGACGCAGCCCGTGCGCGGCCGCGACCGCCCTCCGGATCTCCCCTGCCGCCACCGCGACGTCGGCGTCGATCGCCTTGGCCCGTTCCACCACCACGACCGCCGCCTCGCCGTCTCCGTGCTCGATCGCGAAGACCGCGGCGGAATGCGGCCGGACCGCGGGATGCGTCTCGACGGTCTGTTCGAGGTCCTGCGGGTAGTGGTTGCGGCCGTCGACGATGACGAGGTCCTTCAACCTGCCGGTCATGAACAGCTCACCGCCGTGGCGCACGCCGAGATCCCCGGTCGCCAGCCAGCCCGCGCCGGACTCGGGATCGATCGGCGGCAGGCCGAAGACGACGGCGGACTCGCCGGGCCGTCCCCAGTAGCCCGCGCCGATGTTCGGGCCGTTGACCTGGATCTCCCCCACCCTGCCCGGTTCGACGAGCGCGCCGGTGACCGGATCGGCGATGCGGACCCGCTGGCCCGCCGGGAATCCGCAGGAGACGAGCGTGGTGGACGCCGCGCCGGGGGCGGCGGGGATCGCGATCCCGGCGGCGAGCCGCTCGCGGTCGAAGGTGACCTGCCGCGGTGCCTTGCCCGCCTCGGTGACGGCGACGAGCACGGTGGCCTCGGCCAGCCCGTAGGAGGAACGGTGCACTTCGGGACGCAGCCCGCAGTCCTCGAAGGCGTCGTGGAATTTCGCGATGGTCGCGGGCAGCACCGGCTCGCTTCCGTTGATCAGCGAGACGACCCGGCTCAGTTCGAGGTAGCTCTTCTCGTCCTCGGTCACGCGGGAAGCGCTGTAGGCGTAGGCGAAGTTGGGCGCCGCGCTGATCGCGCCGGGGCTGGCGGTGAGCGCGCGCAGCCACCGTGACGGGCGTTCGAGGAACGCGAGCGGATCCATCAGCACCGAAGCGGCGCCCGCGGCCATCGGCGCGCCGATGCCGAGGATCAGGCCCATGTCGTGGAAGAGCGGCAGCCAGCTGACGGTGGACGTAGTCCCGGTTTCGATCGCGTAGGCGTCGCAGGCCTGGCGGGCGTTCGTGAGCGCGTTGCGGTGGGTCAGCATCACGCCCGCCGGGGTGCGCGTCGAACCGGACGTGTACTGCAGGTACGCCAGTCCGTCCGGTTCCGGTCGCGGCCAGGAACGTTCACCGGCCGCGACCGGAGATGGGGTGTCGACGGCGAGCACCGCGGGGCGCTCGATGTCCGTCGAGGAGAGGAAACCGGAGACGTCGTCGATGCCGTCGGCGGTCGTGAGCACGATCCGGGGCGCGCAGTCGGCGAGCACGGCGGCCAGCCTGCCCGCGTGCCCGGGGAGGTCCGGGGCGAACAACGGGACCGCGACCAGCCCGGCCCGGATCGCGCCGAGGAACGCGACGACGTAGTCCGCGGACTGCCGCGCCAGGATCGCCGCCCGCTCACCCGGGGCGGCGAAGACGGCCAGCCGGGTGGCGAGGACGTCCACCCGGTCGTCGAGTTCGCGCCACGAGAGACTGATCGCGCGGCCGTCCGCGCCGGCACGGTGGTCGAGATAGGTCACGGCGATCTCGTCGCCGAGCCGCCGCGCCCAGTACTCCAGCAGGGTCGCGAACGACTCCCCGCCGGGAGCGTGGTCCCGCCCGTGGGCGGCGACGACCGTTTCCGAAATGGTTTCCATAGCCCCTCGTTTGACGACGTGAGCAGGAGCAGGTGAATTCTGAACGGCACCGTTGCCGAAAGCGGATTCCATTCCGGAGACCGTTCTTGAACTGCCCGGAACTGTATGGATCACCCGGGAAGGGTGTCAATGAAAGGAGCGGGAAACGCCGACGGCGCCGCGGCCATGCTCACCGGGAAGAGAGAAACGTGGCACCCCGCTTGTCACTTCGGGACGGACTTTGGCCGGCCCGGTCGTTAAGCAACCGGAGCGCGAG
Proteins encoded in this region:
- a CDS encoding fatty acyl-AMP ligase, which codes for METISETVVAAHGRDHAPGGESFATLLEYWARRLGDEIAVTYLDHRAGADGRAISLSWRELDDRVDVLATRLAVFAAPGERAAILARQSADYVVAFLGAIRAGLVAVPLFAPDLPGHAGRLAAVLADCAPRIVLTTADGIDDVSGFLSSTDIERPAVLAVDTPSPVAAGERSWPRPEPDGLAYLQYTSGSTRTPAGVMLTHRNALTNARQACDAYAIETGTTSTVSWLPLFHDMGLILGIGAPMAAGAASVLMDPLAFLERPSRWLRALTASPGAISAAPNFAYAYSASRVTEDEKSYLELSRVVSLINGSEPVLPATIAKFHDAFEDCGLRPEVHRSSYGLAEATVLVAVTEAGKAPRQVTFDRERLAAGIAIPAAPGAASTTLVSCGFPAGQRVRIADPVTGALVEPGRVGEIQVNGPNIGAGYWGRPGESAVVFGLPPIDPESGAGWLATGDLGVRHGGELFMTGRLKDLVIVDGRNHYPQDLEQTVETHPAVRPHSAAVFAIEHGDGEAAVVVVERAKAIDADVAVAAGEIRRAVAAAHGLRPHDVVFLAPGEVPRTSSGKISRALCRKSYLDGALTARRLG